Proteins encoded in a region of the Oscillospiraceae bacterium MB24-C1 genome:
- the fliE gene encoding flagellar hook-basal body complex protein FliE — protein MFIVPISELQPIIPTAESNKSSGQIGSEANFERVLKNAIQNLDDLQGISDKDAIDLALGHTDDLHNVQINTMKATTAIELTAGITSKVLSAYQQIINMQL, from the coding sequence ATGTTTATTGTCCCCATCAGTGAATTACAGCCAATTATTCCTACCGCAGAAAGCAATAAATCCTCCGGTCAGATTGGCTCAGAAGCCAACTTTGAGCGCGTACTAAAAAACGCCATACAGAATTTAGACGATCTTCAGGGCATCTCAGACAAAGATGCGATCGACTTGGCGCTTGGTCATACTGACGACCTACATAACGTCCAGATAAATACCATGAAGGCTACCACGGCAATTGAACTCACCGCCGGTATTACCTCCAAGGTTCTTTCTGCATATCAGCAAATTATCAATATGCAGCTTTAA
- the flgC gene encoding flagellar basal body rod protein FlgC: MSSFLNSLNITGSALTAERFRMDIISQNLANIDTTKTEDGTPYRRKQVVFEERPMDFKAALKDERRRLGGGVKVAEVVESQEDFIPVYDPEHPHADENGYVMKPNVNRAEETVDLMAASTAYNANITALNIVKQMTVKALELGK; the protein is encoded by the coding sequence ATGTCCTCGTTTTTAAACTCGCTTAACATCACCGGTTCAGCCCTTACCGCCGAGCGTTTTCGCATGGATATTATTTCGCAGAATCTCGCCAACATTGACACAACTAAGACTGAGGACGGCACCCCTTACCGTCGAAAGCAGGTTGTTTTTGAAGAGCGCCCTATGGATTTTAAAGCGGCATTGAAGGATGAGCGTCGCAGGCTGGGTGGGGGCGTCAAGGTGGCCGAAGTGGTTGAAAGCCAAGAGGATTTTATTCCTGTCTATGATCCTGAGCATCCGCACGCCGACGAAAACGGGTATGTGATGAAGCCCAATGTCAACCGCGCGGAGGAAACTGTTGATCTGATGGCCGCTTCTACCGCTTATAATGCCAATATTACAGCTTTAAATATAGTTAAACAAATGACTGTAAAGGCGCTTGAACTCGGCAAATAG
- the flgB gene encoding flagellar basal body rod protein FlgB, translating into MIFNRLTNQAMESGMDAIWMKMRAHADNIANYSTPGFKAKKVAFHEVFDSVSENQSGKIVLRATVSTDENTEARVDGNNVNMEYEQLELWKAQAQYAALTSKINSDYTNLRTVINTFSK; encoded by the coding sequence TTGATATTTAATCGGCTGACCAATCAGGCTATGGAAAGCGGCATGGACGCAATCTGGATGAAGATGCGTGCACACGCAGATAACATCGCCAATTACAGCACGCCCGGCTTCAAGGCAAAAAAAGTTGCTTTTCATGAAGTCTTTGATTCGGTTTCGGAAAACCAGTCGGGAAAAATAGTGTTGCGCGCAACTGTTTCTACCGACGAGAACACCGAGGCGCGTGTAGACGGCAACAACGTCAACATGGAATATGAACAGCTCGAGCTGTGGAAGGCACAGGCGCAGTATGCTGCGCTAACCTCTAAAATCAACAGCGATTATACTAATTTGCGCACTGTTATTAATACCTTCAGCAAGTAG
- a CDS encoding class B sortase, with protein sequence MKILLSILAAALVFVAGFGGYYVYRQASDTALTLPWQDDAPANNSPSAGSSSKGGITMGTIQKPGSTFAVPDSLAAAVKANRDTVAWLEVPGAEVNDSVLQYLDNLYYERRDERKNYNIYGCYFMDYECPISTREVLAPNTVIYGHSAPNDNPDGKRFSKLFRYTDPEVAAANPCITLTTEDERMLWQIFAVFYTDVSFDYIQVHISGDQMKEIADHAKALSIYDYGIDITPEDKILTLSTCSDRDGNDGTHRFVIMARLMPEASLELERATIVEKTK encoded by the coding sequence ATGAAGATTTTGCTTTCTATTTTAGCGGCAGCGTTGGTCTTTGTGGCTGGGTTCGGCGGGTATTACGTCTACCGACAGGCTTCTGACACCGCGCTGACCCTACCTTGGCAGGACGACGCCCCCGCTAATAACAGTCCCTCGGCCGGAAGCTCCAGCAAAGGCGGCATCACCATGGGGACGATTCAAAAGCCCGGGTCAACATTTGCGGTGCCTGACTCGCTCGCCGCAGCCGTCAAAGCGAACCGTGATACGGTCGCCTGGTTGGAAGTGCCCGGCGCTGAGGTTAACGATAGCGTGCTGCAATATCTGGATAACCTTTATTACGAGCGTCGGGACGAACGCAAAAACTATAACATATATGGTTGCTATTTTATGGACTACGAGTGCCCCATCTCGACGCGCGAGGTGCTCGCGCCCAATACCGTCATCTACGGTCACAGTGCGCCAAATGATAACCCCGATGGCAAGCGCTTTTCTAAGTTGTTTAGATACACCGATCCCGAGGTGGCCGCCGCAAATCCGTGTATTACGTTGACCACCGAAGACGAGCGCATGTTGTGGCAGATTTTTGCCGTTTTCTACACCGACGTCAGCTTTGACTATATTCAGGTGCATATTTCGGGTGATCAGATGAAGGAAATTGCGGACCATGCCAAGGCGCTTTCAATTTATGATTACGGTATTGATATCACGCCGGAGGACAAAATTTTGACTCTTTCTACTTGTTCAGACCGCGACGGCAATGACGGCACCCACCGCTTTGTCATTATGGCGCGGTTGATGCCAGAAGCATCCCTAGAGCTTGAACGGGCCACTATTGTCGAAAAAACAAAATAG